The genomic region GGCGTCATCGTAGCGTTTGGCTTGTGGCACCGGCGTCGCCGCAGTCGTGTGCTTGGGTTCAGCAGTCTTGAGCTTGTTCATGTGCGCTTTCTGTTAGCGCACCGCCCCCAAGGTGTCCATCAAACCGGGTGAGGCCCAGGCACTGCGTTCCGCGAATCCTCCGGCGACGATGCTCGTTGCTCGCCCGTGGGGCTCGCACTGCGCGTCTGGGCCTCCGTTGCCATCCGACTCGCTTTCGCTCCCCAGGACCGCCCTCGGCGCGGAAAGCTGCGGTGCCGCGCCTTCGCATGCCTTGCCGAAGGCCGGCAATCTCTGGCGGCGGTCTCGGGCCGCCGTTCAGCCCGGGCCGTCCCGTGGCTGGAAAGTTTGTCCGCCACGCGCACCAGGGACCGCTCCGCCCCCAGCTCCAGATAGATTTTGAATGCCGCAAATGCCCGGTCGCTCTCCTTGGGTTGCTGTTCAAATGCCATTGCCATGCATCCTGCTCCTTTCCGTGTTGAATACTCCCGGCCCTGATTCGTCGAATCTTGCCGTATGGTTCGTCTGCGTCGTCACTCGCAACAATTGCTTCCGGAGAGTCTTTCAACCCTCCGCCGTTTTCACTTCAAGCAGAACCAGCGGCTGCCGGTGGTGCCAGTCGTTCGCCTCGAACCGGAGTCGCACCCCGCGCGGCCACTGCCGGAAACGCAAGGCACCGCGACCCACCCGGTCTGAATCCCCCGCCGCCGCCTGCGGGCCCGCCGCACTCTCACTCCTCTGGCAGTGCGGAAAGGACAGCCCGAGCCTGACGAGGGCTGTTCCTTTCCACTGCCCGCCGTTGAGTCCTTCTCTCCTCTCTTTATAGGGATGTGAGAGTGTGAGAGTAAACCACCTGCTCACGACGCAACCTCCTGATGGCTGGCCCAATACAGCCCGCCGGAATGACCAATCATTCCGGCGGCCTTCAGCCGGTTCAAATAACGGTTCGCCGTGGCCTCGCTCATCTCCAGTTGCTCGCGGGCCTGACCAATCACCCGCTTGTAGCTCAAGGACTCCGCACCGAGCACGGTGTCGATGAATTCCCGGTCTGAGCACACCTTGTTCTTGGACTGGGTCCGGCGCAGCGCATCCGGGTTCAGATCCTTCGCGACCCGCATCAGGGGAAACTCCCACGCCACGACGAACTCGGGCAGTTGCGGCAGGTTGCGCAGAATGCTCGTCACCGTGAAGCAGTTCTCCTCCTCGTGCGGTGTGAGCACCACAATGCTGTCCGGGTCGCGGGACCACGCGCCGGCTCCGCTCATCCGGTCCATGGCGCTCTTCGTCGTGCTGTCCCCCTTGGCAAAATGATGCGCCACCACCACCGCGGCACCCGTGCGCTGGGCCAGGCCCTCCAGCTCGTTCATCAGCCCGGCAATCTCGCCGTTGGCATTCTCATCGCGGTTCCCCAGCACCTTGTAGGCCGGGTCCAGGATGATGAGGCCGAAAGGATGCCGCATGAGCTGCTCCTCAAGCTTCGGACGGAGCAAGGTCAGGTCCGCATTGTGTCCCCGCAGATTCCAAACGTGCAGCGTCTTGCCCATCGCCTTGCACTCGGGCCGGGCGCCGCACAACGCATTGATGCGTTGCGCCACCGCCCAGGTGTGCAGCTCGAAATTGATGTAAACCACGGGCAGCTTCGCGCAGGCTCGCCCCCACCACGGTTGCCCGCTGGCCACCGCGAGGGCCAGGTCGAGCAGACACCACGACTTGTTGCTCTTGCTCGTGCCGCCGAGGATCATCTTGCAACCCTGGTGCAGGATGCCCTCGATGATGAGCGGCGGCGGTGGCGTCGCCACGGTGCACAACTGCTCCAGCGTCAGGATTTCCGGCAACGCGGGCGCGGCGGCACCCAGGTCCACCGCAATGTCCACTTGCTCGCTCATTTGTAGACCTCCATGCTGGAGCAGGCATGCACGAGGATCTCCTGGGAAAGCTTGATGAGATTGAGGCTGAACTGAAAGCCATCGGCTTCTGGGAAGGGGAGCCCAACCACAAGCCCGTCTCGCCCCAATTCGAGTTGTGGCTTCAGAAAACATTCCTGCCCAATGCACGGTCTGCCGTTTGTGACAGTAAGCTCCCGCACCAGAGTCAGGTCGGCCTGGTGGCCATGCGCCAATACGACTATCACTCCACCGTGGACCGGGCCTTGAATCTCGTGCGCCTGCTCAATGAATTTGACCGTGCGGTTGAAAGTCGTGCTTCCCGCACGTGAACCGTCCTGGCGCTGACCCTCCGCGCCTGCGCGTCTCGGCGGTTGATTGGCCCAGGCGGCTCGCCTTCTGTGGCCGTCCGTGTTCATCCGTGGTTTAACTTTTTCCCTGCGGACCGAACGGGTCGCCTGGCAAAATTCTTTTGCCTCCGGTTCCAAATCGCTCATGCTGCCATCGTGATCTCGAAGCGGCGAAAGTGGGTGCTGGCTCTGGCGGGCGTGCTGTCCATTGCCGCTGGGATTGCCTTGCTTCTCAACCGCGAGGAGGGGCCGTTCTATCAGGGTAAGCGCCTTAGCGAATGGGTTTCCATTTACAGACTGGAGCCGGATGACGACGTCTCCAGGCAGGCCATTCGCAGCATTGGTGCCGAGGGTTATCCTTATTTGATAAAATGGATCGATTATGAGAGACCAGCGTGGCGCATCAAGCTGAGCCAATTGATTCCGTATCAAATTGTAGTCAACCGCGCCGTCGCCCGCTTGGTTTATGGTGATGACTCCAGAGCAACGGCAGCCGCGAGTGCGTTTCGTGCCCTCGGAACCAACGCGGCACCCACCATTCCCGCCCTCGAAGCGATGATGAATAATTCCAAACGCCCAAGCGCCGCCAGGCTGGCCCTCTTCGCCCTCGGCTATATGGGTGAGCCTGCCCTGCCGGCCTTGACGAACGCCTTTGCCAACCCACATCAAAACTTGCGATATATGATACCCGTTGCCCTTGATTTGATGGCCGCCAACGCGAGCAACTGCATGAGTCGTTGCACGTCTGTTCTGCGCGAACACTTGAACGACCCGGATCCAATGGTGAGCCTCTACACCACCATGTGCCTCCGGGATATTACCCATGAACCCCTCACCAATGCGCCCACCTCCGCACTTCCGCGGTGAATTGTCCCAGCTTCCTGTTTTCCTGATTTCCAAATTCACAAGCTTGCTCGTGCGGCTCGCACCTTTGTGTCTCTGTGCCTCTGTGGCTAATCATTGAGCCACACCAGCCGTTGCAGTTTGCCGTCCCGCGCGCGCCGAAGGAACTGCCGGTCACGGCACTCATTGGCAACGCGCACGGCGTTG from Verrucomicrobiia bacterium harbors:
- a CDS encoding HEAT repeat domain-containing protein produces the protein MISKRRKWVLALAGVLSIAAGIALLLNREEGPFYQGKRLSEWVSIYRLEPDDDVSRQAIRSIGAEGYPYLIKWIDYERPAWRIKLSQLIPYQIVVNRAVARLVYGDDSRATAAASAFRALGTNAAPTIPALEAMMNNSKRPSAARLALFALGYMGEPALPALTNAFANPHQNLRYMIPVALDLMAANASNCMSRCTSVLREHLNDPDPMVSLYTTMCLRDITHEPLTNAPTSALPR
- a CDS encoding AAA family ATPase; this encodes MSEQVDIAVDLGAAAPALPEILTLEQLCTVATPPPPLIIEGILHQGCKMILGGTSKSNKSWCLLDLALAVASGQPWWGRACAKLPVVYINFELHTWAVAQRINALCGARPECKAMGKTLHVWNLRGHNADLTLLRPKLEEQLMRHPFGLIILDPAYKVLGNRDENANGEIAGLMNELEGLAQRTGAAVVVAHHFAKGDSTTKSAMDRMSGAGAWSRDPDSIVVLTPHEEENCFTVTSILRNLPQLPEFVVAWEFPLMRVAKDLNPDALRRTQSKNKVCSDREFIDTVLGAESLSYKRVIGQAREQLEMSEATANRYLNRLKAAGMIGHSGGLYWASHQEVAS